One genomic region from Marinilabiliales bacterium encodes:
- a CDS encoding NUDIX hydrolase, with protein MFGENKYPESGRFNVAVDCIVFGFDDDRLQLLLVKRMFEPCRNCWSLMGGFVGSDENLDDAAARILNRLTGLDDVYLEQLYTYGEPDRDPGGRVISVAYYALIRTERLDESAGDGNPARWFSFDSLPELVFDHAEMVDKAIKRLRRKSLIQPVGFELLPEKFTLTQLQKLYEAIHQRKLDKRNFRKRILSMDVLTRLDEKDRVSSKRGAWLYRFDSEKYDRLIGSGDHFEM; from the coding sequence GTGTTTGGCGAAAACAAATATCCTGAAAGCGGAAGGTTCAATGTTGCGGTGGACTGCATCGTTTTCGGATTTGATGACGACAGGCTGCAGCTTCTGCTTGTTAAAAGGATGTTTGAGCCCTGCAGGAACTGCTGGTCGCTGATGGGCGGATTTGTAGGGAGCGATGAAAACCTTGACGATGCGGCAGCCAGGATACTGAACAGGCTTACCGGGCTGGATGATGTTTACCTGGAACAGCTCTATACATACGGGGAGCCGGACCGCGACCCGGGAGGCCGGGTCATCTCGGTGGCCTATTACGCCCTTATCCGGACGGAGAGGCTGGATGAAAGTGCCGGTGACGGCAATCCGGCAAGGTGGTTCTCCTTCGACTCATTGCCGGAGCTCGTATTCGACCACGCCGAAATGGTTGATAAGGCGATAAAAAGATTAAGGCGCAAATCACTAATCCAGCCGGTGGGTTTTGAATTGCTTCCTGAAAAGTTCACCCTGACACAGCTTCAGAAGCTGTATGAGGCTATACACCAGCGGAAACTGGATAAACGCAATTTCCGCAAAAGGATCCTTTCAATGGATGTGCTGACCCGGCTGGATGAGAAGGACAGGGTCAGCTCCAAAAGGGGGGCATGGCTCTACAGGTTTGACAGCGAAAAATATGACAGGCTCATAGGGAGCGGCGACCATTTTGAAATGTAG
- the araD gene encoding L-ribulose-5-phosphate 4-epimerase AraD, giving the protein MLEELKKEVLAVNLALRDRGLAIMTWGNASGIDRAGQLVVIKPSGVPYDEMGPDDMVVVDMEGRTVEGKWKPSSDTLTHLELYRKFEGIGGVVHTHAEWATSWAQAGRGIPVYGTTHADYFYGEVPCTRPLSEKETASDYELNTGRVIVERFKDLDPLEMPGVLVHAHAPFTWGRDAGQALESALVLEEVAKMAFRTEVLGNRYSVAGHLLDIHYLRKHGSGAYYGQKKK; this is encoded by the coding sequence ATGCTTGAAGAGCTGAAAAAAGAGGTTCTGGCAGTCAACTTAGCCTTAAGGGACAGGGGACTTGCAATTATGACCTGGGGCAACGCCAGCGGTATTGACCGTGCAGGGCAGCTTGTGGTCATAAAGCCCAGCGGAGTCCCGTATGATGAAATGGGGCCCGACGATATGGTGGTTGTTGATATGGAGGGCAGAACAGTTGAAGGGAAGTGGAAACCATCTTCCGATACCCTTACTCACCTTGAGCTTTACAGAAAATTTGAGGGTATCGGAGGGGTGGTACATACCCATGCTGAGTGGGCCACAAGCTGGGCACAGGCAGGACGGGGAATACCTGTTTACGGGACCACGCACGCCGACTACTTCTATGGCGAGGTGCCGTGCACACGCCCCCTTTCTGAAAAAGAGACAGCGTCTGATTATGAGCTGAACACGGGACGGGTCATTGTCGAAAGGTTTAAGGACCTAGATCCCCTTGAGATGCCGGGGGTACTGGTGCATGCGCATGCACCCTTTACCTGGGGCAGGGATGCCGGGCAGGCGCTTGAAAGTGCGCTTGTGCTGGAAGAGGTGGCCAAAATGGCCTTCCGCACCGAGGTTCTTGGAAACCGGTACTCCGTGGCCGGTCACCTGCTCGACATCCATTACCTGCGCAAGCATGGCAGCGGCGCCTACTACGGGCAGAAAAAGAAATAA
- a CDS encoding L-arabinose isomerase: MHKKEARTLWFLTGSQHLYGDETLKKVDTNSMEIASAVGKGIGQLTPGETQPLAQVLPKPVLTTSEDILAACREANSDPACIGVICWMHTFSPAQMWIAGLRELTKPMLHLHTQHNRDIPWKNIDMDFMNLNQSAHGDREFGFICSRMRIDRHVVTGHWQDPDVMDDIGQWTRAALGRDESLSLKIARFGDNMRDVAVTEGDKVAARMQMGWSTRGYGVGELAAAAGAVSDSDVKALVAEYKDTYSLSGKITNDQAAVRRLEESARIERGLQGFLEDGGFGAFTTTFEDLHGLSQLPGLAVQRLMEKGYGFGAEGDWKTAALVRCMKIMSRGMGGGTSFMEDYTYHLDPSGMKVLGAHMLEVCPSIASAKPSLELHPLSIGGKDDPPRLVFPVTTGKALNATLLDMGDRFRLVLNTVTSVESPDLPELPVARALWVPDPDLRVAATAWILAGGAHHTGFSLALRPVHMEHFASMCGIEYLLIDADTSIRELKNELRWNELYYKMK; encoded by the coding sequence ATGCATAAAAAAGAAGCAAGAACTTTGTGGTTCCTTACCGGGAGCCAGCACCTGTACGGAGATGAGACCCTTAAAAAGGTTGACACGAATTCAATGGAGATCGCTTCGGCCGTGGGGAAGGGCATCGGGCAGCTTACCCCCGGGGAAACGCAACCCCTGGCACAGGTGTTGCCAAAGCCCGTTCTGACAACCTCCGAGGATATACTGGCGGCCTGCCGTGAGGCTAACAGCGATCCTGCATGTATTGGAGTGATATGCTGGATGCACACCTTCTCGCCTGCACAGATGTGGATCGCGGGCCTGCGGGAGCTGACGAAACCCATGCTGCACCTGCACACCCAGCACAACCGCGACATCCCGTGGAAAAACATCGATATGGACTTCATGAACCTGAACCAGTCCGCTCACGGCGACAGGGAGTTCGGGTTTATATGCAGCCGTATGCGTATTGACCGTCACGTGGTGACGGGCCACTGGCAGGACCCTGATGTAATGGATGATATTGGCCAGTGGACCAGGGCAGCGCTGGGCCGAGACGAGTCCCTCTCACTCAAAATAGCGCGTTTTGGCGACAATATGCGCGACGTGGCGGTTACCGAGGGCGACAAGGTAGCGGCCAGGATGCAGATGGGATGGTCAACCAGGGGTTACGGCGTCGGCGAACTTGCCGCAGCTGCCGGGGCTGTGTCCGATAGCGATGTGAAAGCACTTGTTGCCGAATATAAGGACACCTATTCCCTTTCGGGGAAGATAACGAACGATCAGGCTGCAGTACGGCGCCTGGAGGAATCTGCACGGATCGAACGGGGACTCCAGGGATTCCTGGAGGATGGTGGTTTCGGGGCCTTTACTACCACTTTCGAGGATCTTCACGGACTGAGTCAATTGCCTGGACTGGCGGTACAGAGACTGATGGAGAAAGGTTACGGTTTCGGAGCGGAGGGCGACTGGAAAACGGCGGCACTGGTAAGGTGCATGAAGATCATGAGCAGGGGAATGGGAGGAGGGACCTCGTTTATGGAGGACTATACCTACCATCTCGACCCCTCGGGCATGAAGGTGCTGGGTGCACATATGCTGGAGGTGTGTCCGTCGATAGCGTCGGCTAAGCCTTCCCTTGAGCTGCACCCCCTCTCCATTGGAGGCAAGGATGACCCGCCCAGGCTGGTTTTCCCCGTGACAACGGGCAAGGCGCTTAATGCCACTCTCCTTGACATGGGCGACCGTTTCAGGCTGGTGCTGAACACCGTTACCAGCGTCGAATCTCCCGACCTGCCCGAACTGCCGGTTGCCAGGGCGCTATGGGTGCCTGACCCCGACCTGAGGGTGGCGGCAACCGCCTGGATCCTGGCCGGTGGTGCGCATCACACCGGGTTCAGCCTGGCGCTCAGGCCTGTGCATATGGAACATTTTGCCTCGATGTGCGGCATTGAATACCTGCTTATAGATGCGGATACCAGCATAAGGGAGCTTAAAAACGAGCTGAGGTGGAACGAGCTGTACTATAAAATGAAGTGA
- a CDS encoding Na+/glucose cotransporter yields the protein MTTIDWIVLGAFFVLLFWVVWWVIRQKEETSTDYFLAGRNAGWLAIGASIFASNIGSEHLVGLAGAGAETGMAMAHWEMHGWMILVLGWVFVPFYARSRVFTMPEFLERRYNSASRNFLSIISLVSYVLTKVAVTVYAGGIVFKEVFGIDEWMGIDFFWIGAIGLVVVTGIYTVIGGMKSVLYTSILQMPVLLLGSVVILIVGLRELGGWNELIEICSANVTVHGDSMTSLMRSHRDSEFPWTGVLLGSAIIGFWYWCTDQYIVQRVLSGRDQKQARRGTIFGAYLKLLPVFIFLIPGMIAYALHQKGMMELSSSDAAFSALVSNLLPAGLKGVVVGGLIAALMSSLASLFNSSAILFTVDFYKRFKPESSEKHLVYVGRWATTVIVVLGILWIPVMRGIGQVLYQYLQDVQSLLSPGIASVFLLGVFWKRATPAAGFAGLMTGFILGMTRLAANIMEPYLDPQGLFYQVILQHNWLHYSIYLFFLCILVIVVVSFFTKPADRSKTVGLTYGSANEEQKLETRASWNRWDVVHSVIILGVIGLFYIYFW from the coding sequence ATGACTACAATTGACTGGATTGTACTGGGAGCATTCTTTGTTCTGCTTTTCTGGGTTGTATGGTGGGTTATCCGACAAAAGGAGGAGACCTCGACCGACTATTTCCTTGCCGGCAGGAACGCCGGATGGCTTGCCATTGGAGCATCAATATTTGCATCCAATATCGGTTCTGAACACCTGGTGGGACTTGCCGGGGCCGGCGCTGAAACAGGTATGGCCATGGCGCACTGGGAGATGCACGGATGGATGATCCTTGTACTGGGCTGGGTGTTTGTTCCATTCTATGCGCGTAGCAGGGTGTTCACCATGCCCGAATTCCTGGAAAGACGTTACAATTCAGCATCCCGTAATTTCCTGTCGATAATCTCGCTGGTCAGCTACGTTCTTACCAAGGTTGCCGTTACGGTCTATGCAGGCGGTATTGTTTTCAAGGAGGTGTTTGGCATTGACGAGTGGATGGGGATAGACTTTTTCTGGATCGGGGCGATCGGGCTCGTTGTTGTAACTGGTATCTACACCGTTATAGGCGGCATGAAGTCGGTGCTCTATACATCGATACTCCAGATGCCGGTGCTGCTGCTGGGGTCTGTAGTGATCCTTATCGTGGGACTCAGGGAGCTTGGAGGATGGAACGAGCTGATAGAGATCTGCAGTGCCAATGTGACAGTGCATGGGGATTCGATGACAAGCCTGATGCGATCGCACAGGGATTCGGAGTTCCCGTGGACCGGTGTTCTCCTGGGATCTGCTATCATCGGCTTCTGGTACTGGTGCACCGACCAGTATATCGTGCAGCGCGTGCTCTCGGGACGCGATCAGAAACAGGCCAGGAGAGGCACTATCTTCGGGGCATACCTGAAGCTTCTTCCCGTCTTCATATTCCTGATACCCGGTATGATAGCCTACGCCCTGCATCAGAAAGGCATGATGGAGCTCAGTTCTTCAGATGCCGCGTTCTCGGCGCTTGTCAGCAACCTTCTGCCTGCCGGACTTAAAGGAGTGGTTGTGGGCGGACTGATTGCAGCGCTAATGAGCTCGCTGGCCTCGCTGTTCAACTCGTCGGCAATACTCTTCACGGTGGATTTCTATAAGAGGTTCAAACCGGAATCATCTGAAAAACACCTTGTTTATGTGGGCCGGTGGGCGACCACGGTGATCGTGGTCCTTGGGATATTATGGATCCCGGTAATGCGGGGGATCGGGCAGGTTCTGTACCAGTACCTGCAGGATGTGCAGTCGCTCTTATCACCAGGTATCGCATCTGTATTCCTTCTGGGGGTGTTCTGGAAAAGGGCCACGCCGGCGGCCGGGTTTGCGGGACTGATGACAGGCTTTATACTGGGTATGACAAGGCTTGCGGCAAATATCATGGAGCCGTATCTCGATCCGCAGGGATTGTTCTACCAGGTCATCCTGCAACATAACTGGCTGCACTATTCCATTTACCTGTTTTTCCTGTGCATATTGGTCATAGTGGTGGTCTCGTTCTTCACAAAGCCGGCAGACAGGTCGAAGACAGTGGGACTTACATACGGATCGGCCAACGAGGAGCAGAAGCTGGAAACCAGGGCGAGCTGGAACAGGTGGGACGTTGTACATTCCGTCATCATCCTGGGTGTTATTGGCCTTTTCTATATATACTTCTGGTAG